The following proteins come from a genomic window of Caldalkalibacillus uzonensis:
- a CDS encoding anhydro-N-acetylmuramic acid kinase gives MIKWLQSVRDKQVKRVVGLMSGTSLDGIDAAVVEIEGVNQDLKVRLLHFWTLPFTPREREELLGLCQPGMSSVDRICTMNVWLGHKLAQAALHAIRQAGMRQDDIDLVCSHGQTIYHAPGNRATLQIGELAVIAEETGCLTIGDFRPHDMAAGGQGAPLVPYVDYVLFRHNRNGRVLLNVGGISNVTCIPAAAAPEHVIAFDTGPGNVLIDQMVYLSTQGQQSFDLDGQIALQGHVDEKWLSDIIAQDSYLLKSPPKSTGREYYHTAYARKLYEQGKRRGLSDVDIVATITAYTVSGITANLEQFVHPKMKTDEIYISGGGRHNRALVGMLSEKLKINVLPFEKLGFPSDAKEAIVFAVLGYELLCGNANNLPSATGAKKRVPMGKIVFPSQVMVDGSGL, from the coding sequence GTGATTAAGTGGCTGCAGAGCGTGAGGGACAAACAGGTTAAACGGGTTGTGGGTTTGATGTCCGGAACTTCTTTGGATGGGATAGATGCTGCGGTAGTTGAAATTGAAGGGGTTAATCAGGATCTTAAGGTCCGCCTCCTTCATTTTTGGACTTTACCCTTCACACCAAGGGAGAGGGAGGAACTGTTAGGATTATGCCAGCCAGGAATGTCTTCCGTCGACCGGATTTGCACCATGAATGTCTGGTTGGGTCACAAGTTGGCCCAAGCGGCCTTGCACGCCATTCGTCAAGCAGGAATGAGACAGGATGATATTGACCTGGTTTGCTCTCACGGGCAAACCATTTATCATGCCCCCGGGAACAGGGCTACATTACAAATAGGAGAATTGGCGGTTATTGCTGAAGAAACAGGATGTCTGACCATAGGCGATTTTCGTCCGCATGATATGGCGGCAGGGGGGCAGGGGGCACCATTGGTGCCCTATGTGGATTACGTTTTGTTTAGACATAACAGGAATGGACGGGTGTTGTTAAATGTTGGCGGAATCAGCAATGTGACTTGCATACCGGCCGCCGCCGCACCTGAACATGTTATCGCTTTTGATACGGGCCCAGGCAATGTACTGATTGATCAAATGGTTTATTTGTCGACGCAGGGTCAGCAATCTTTTGATCTAGACGGACAAATCGCTTTGCAGGGACATGTTGATGAAAAGTGGCTGTCTGACATCATCGCCCAAGATTCCTATCTGTTAAAATCCCCTCCCAAAAGTACCGGAAGGGAATACTATCACACTGCTTATGCCCGGAAATTGTATGAACAAGGAAAGCGGAGAGGATTATCAGATGTAGACATCGTAGCCACCATAACAGCTTATACGGTCTCTGGTATTACAGCCAATCTTGAACAGTTTGTACATCCTAAAATGAAAACGGATGAAATATATATTAGTGGTGGAGGAAGGCATAATAGAGCCCTTGTTGGAATGCTCAGTGAAAAGCTGAAAATTAATGTTCTTCCGTTTGAAAAGCTTGGCTTTCCCAGTGATGCGAAGGAGGCAATTGTGTTTGCAGTTTTGGGTTATGAGTTGCTGTGTGGCAACGCCAATAACCTTCCCTCAGCAACCGGGGCCAAGAAAAGGGTTCCCATGGGCAAGATAGTCTTTCCCTCGCAAGTGATGGTTGATGGATCGGGGTTGTGA
- a CDS encoding zinc-dependent alcohol dehydrogenase encodes MKAIVYDFSIPKYVAAKGLGRYIPSLYYGKPSALKLKEVDTPTLPGPRWIKVKPILSGICGTDMGAIFYKSSPSLTPFTSFPSILGHEVVGIVTATGPAVTRVKPGDRIAIDPFISCAVRGIAEPCPACQAGLHCLCRHSGSSNGLSPGMIMGFCRDLPGAWAEAFVAHESMAISVPDDLPDRLAVLIEPLSVGLHAVLRRPPQAGERVLVIGGGMMAFAVIAALHLLDIPCQITHYCRRTFQKKMSRQLGTDKVVQNKKELEEDLLTIPSTGKYQPLIGPSVYTGGYDVVYDCVGTRQTLHDAVHVARDRGQIVLVGAAGKIPPLDWTFVWAKELSIHGSLGYGKEKWQGEELSTHDLLIRLLLQHPGYPLEDLVTHEFPLEEYQEAIKANADRGSYQSIKTVFRI; translated from the coding sequence ATGAAAGCTATCGTCTATGATTTTTCTATCCCTAAATATGTGGCTGCGAAAGGATTGGGTAGATACATACCCTCTCTCTATTACGGAAAACCATCAGCCTTGAAACTGAAGGAAGTGGACACCCCCACCCTGCCCGGCCCACGGTGGATCAAAGTGAAGCCCATCCTGTCCGGCATTTGCGGCACTGACATGGGCGCTATTTTTTACAAATCTTCACCCTCTTTGACACCCTTTACATCGTTTCCGTCCATTCTGGGCCATGAGGTGGTTGGGATTGTCACCGCAACCGGTCCTGCAGTGACCCGTGTCAAACCAGGAGACCGTATCGCTATTGATCCCTTTATCTCCTGTGCAGTGCGGGGGATTGCCGAACCGTGTCCCGCCTGTCAAGCAGGGTTGCACTGTTTATGCCGCCATAGCGGCAGTTCTAATGGGCTCTCCCCAGGCATGATTATGGGCTTTTGCCGGGATTTGCCCGGCGCCTGGGCTGAAGCGTTTGTCGCTCATGAATCAATGGCCATCTCCGTGCCGGATGATCTGCCTGACCGGCTGGCTGTCCTGATTGAGCCACTTAGTGTGGGATTGCATGCTGTCCTACGCCGTCCACCGCAGGCAGGGGAACGGGTGCTGGTCATTGGGGGTGGCATGATGGCCTTTGCCGTGATCGCTGCCTTGCACCTCTTAGACATCCCATGCCAGATAACCCATTATTGCCGCAGAACTTTCCAAAAAAAAATGTCCCGCCAACTGGGGACAGACAAAGTTGTACAAAACAAAAAAGAGCTGGAAGAAGACCTGCTCACGATCCCGTCAACCGGCAAATATCAGCCCCTGATCGGGCCCAGTGTCTATACAGGCGGCTATGATGTGGTCTATGATTGTGTCGGTACCCGCCAAACATTGCATGACGCCGTTCATGTGGCCCGCGATCGGGGACAAATTGTCCTGGTTGGGGCAGCAGGAAAAATTCCTCCTCTAGATTGGACGTTTGTCTGGGCCAAGGAACTCTCTATCCACGGTTCACTGGGATATGGGAAAGAAAAGTGGCAGGGAGAAGAGCTGTCCACTCATGACCTGTTGATTCGTTTGCTGCTTCAGCATCCCGGCTATCCGCTGGAGGATCTCGTCACGCATGAATTCCCGCTGGAAGAGTATCAAGAGGCCATAAAAGCCAATGCAGACCGGGGGTCTTATCAATCGATTAAAACGGTGTTTAGGATCTAG